Proteins encoded within one genomic window of Pseudomonas cannabina:
- a CDS encoding DUF2946 domain-containing protein: protein MPRNRRGAWLSLFAMLMIFIGPLVSQSMPMDQHAGMSTSMSMSMPGDSHAHHGAEHAMPADTGMSDHALWAKCGYCTLLFSCPALPHVLELVAATPPIPSDFFALLPLPGHARKSIFPNARSRAPPTLVTA, encoded by the coding sequence CTGCCCCGTAACCGTCGGGGCGCATGGCTGAGCCTGTTTGCCATGTTGATGATCTTTATCGGCCCACTGGTTTCCCAGTCGATGCCGATGGATCAGCACGCCGGCATGTCGACATCCATGTCGATGTCCATGCCCGGCGACAGCCACGCTCATCATGGCGCCGAGCACGCCATGCCTGCCGATACCGGCATGAGCGACCACGCGCTGTGGGCCAAGTGCGGTTATTGCACCCTGCTGTTCAGTTGCCCGGCATTGCCCCATGTACTGGAACTGGTGGCCGCTACGCCGCCCATACCCAGCGACTTCTTTGCGCTGCTGCCGCTACCGGGCCATGCACGCAAGTCGATCTTCCCCAATGCCCGCAGCCGAGCTCCACCGACGCTCGTTACGGCCTGA
- a CDS encoding copper chaperone PCu(A)C, producing MLKKALLLAALLLPACFVHAHEYKAGPLLIGHPWSMELPPNAPTVAVYFIIENKGDSADRLLSVDTPIAGQAQLHEHVHADGLMKMQHVQAVDIPAGAKVSFAPMAWHVMLLDIKDRSKLIVGQRFPMTLHFEKAGDVEVQVVVQKQAPEHQH from the coding sequence ATGCTCAAAAAAGCACTCCTGCTGGCCGCATTACTGCTGCCGGCCTGTTTCGTCCACGCTCATGAGTACAAGGCAGGGCCGTTGCTGATCGGTCATCCGTGGTCGATGGAGCTGCCGCCCAATGCGCCAACGGTGGCGGTGTATTTCATTATCGAGAACAAGGGCGACAGCGCCGACCGGCTGCTCAGTGTCGATACACCCATCGCCGGGCAGGCGCAATTGCATGAGCATGTACACGCCGACGGGCTGATGAAGATGCAACACGTGCAGGCAGTCGATATCCCGGCAGGTGCCAAGGTGAGTTTCGCGCCGATGGCATGGCATGTGATGCTGCTGGACATCAAGGATCGTTCGAAGCTGATCGTCGGCCAGCGCTTCCCGATGACCCTGCATTTTGAAAAGGCGGGAGATGTCGAGGTGCAGGTCGTGGTACAAAAGCAGGCTCCCGAGCACCAGCACTGA
- a CDS encoding IS5 family transposase: MQKTFSELEYTGKKKQTRRDRFLADLEQLVPWALLEAQVAPFYSNTAGKRGRPAIGVSRMLRMYVVQQCFGFSDEGCEDAVYDSQAIRGFMGIDLGRESAPDATTLLRFRRLLEVHQLTRLLFETINQHLASRGLLLKEGTIVDATLIAAPPSVKNREGKRDPEMHQARKGNQWHFGMKAHIGVDATSGLVHSVVGTAANVADVTQVGQLLHGDETYVSGDAGYTGAAKRPEHAERDVIWSIAERPSSYKQHGEGSVLYRVKRKIEYAKAQLRAKVEHPFQVIKVRFNHRKVRYRGLEKNTAQLFSLFGLANLMLAKRYLQQTAG, encoded by the coding sequence GTGCAGAAGACCTTCTCCGAACTCGAATATACCGGCAAGAAAAAGCAGACTCGCCGAGATCGCTTCCTGGCTGACCTTGAACAGTTGGTGCCCTGGGCCCTGCTGGAGGCGCAAGTGGCGCCGTTTTATAGCAACACCGCAGGCAAGCGCGGACGCCCTGCGATAGGGGTGTCGCGCATGTTGCGCATGTACGTCGTGCAGCAGTGTTTCGGTTTCTCCGATGAAGGTTGCGAAGATGCCGTCTACGACAGCCAGGCCATCCGCGGTTTTATGGGTATCGACCTGGGTCGCGAGTCTGCACCGGATGCCACCACCTTGCTGCGTTTTCGCCGCTTGCTGGAAGTCCATCAGCTAACCCGGCTGCTGTTTGAAACGATTAACCAGCATCTGGCCAGCCGGGGGCTGCTGCTCAAGGAAGGCACTATCGTCGACGCTACTCTGATCGCCGCGCCGCCCTCGGTCAAGAACCGAGAAGGCAAGCGTGATCCTGAGATGCATCAGGCCAGGAAAGGCAATCAATGGCACTTTGGGATGAAGGCCCACATTGGTGTAGACGCCACGTCGGGGCTGGTGCACAGCGTAGTAGGGACGGCCGCTAACGTGGCGGATGTCACCCAGGTTGGCCAGTTGCTTCACGGTGACGAAACCTATGTTTCGGGTGACGCTGGATACACCGGTGCGGCCAAGCGACCGGAGCATGCTGAACGGGACGTTATCTGGTCGATTGCAGAACGGCCAAGCAGTTACAAGCAGCACGGCGAAGGCAGCGTGCTGTATCGGGTCAAGCGCAAAATTGAATATGCCAAGGCGCAACTGCGTGCCAAGGTCGAGCACCCCTTCCAGGTAATCAAGGTGCGCTTCAATCATCGCAAGGTTCGCTACCGTGGGCTGGAAAAGAATACAGCGCAGTTGTTCAGTTTGTTTGGGTTGGCCAATCTGATGCTGGCCAAGCGGTATTTACAACAGACGGCAGGATAA